The proteins below come from a single Mycolicibacterium sp. TY81 genomic window:
- a CDS encoding HhH-GPD-type base excision DNA repair protein gives MSKLQLVQEPSADALLESNPCALLVGMLLDQQIPMEVAFAGPKKLEDRMGGLDARQIADYNPDKFAELFAQTPAVHRFPGSMAKRVQALSQVIVDEYDGNAAALWTTGDPDGKEVLRRIKALPGFGEQKAKIFLALLGKQYGVTPEGWRAAAGDYGKQGTHMSVADVVDKGSLDQVRAYKKQMKAAAKAAKA, from the coding sequence ATGTCGAAGCTGCAGCTGGTTCAGGAGCCGTCCGCCGACGCACTGCTCGAGTCCAACCCGTGCGCGCTGCTGGTCGGAATGCTTCTCGATCAACAGATTCCGATGGAAGTGGCGTTCGCCGGCCCGAAGAAACTCGAGGACCGGATGGGTGGCCTGGATGCCCGCCAGATCGCCGACTACAACCCGGACAAGTTCGCCGAGCTGTTCGCGCAAACCCCTGCGGTGCACCGCTTTCCGGGCTCCATGGCCAAGCGTGTGCAGGCGCTGTCCCAGGTGATCGTCGACGAGTACGACGGCAACGCCGCCGCGCTGTGGACCACCGGCGATCCCGACGGCAAAGAGGTGCTGCGACGGATCAAGGCGCTGCCCGGATTCGGGGAGCAGAAGGCCAAGATCTTCCTGGCGCTGCTCGGCAAGCAGTACGGCGTCACGCCGGAGGGCTGGCGCGCCGCGGCCGGTGATTACGGCAAGCAGGGCACGCACATGTCCGTCGCCGACGTCGTCGACAAGGGCTCACTTGACCAGGTGCGCGCCTACAAGAAGCAGATGAAGGCAGCGGCCAAGGCCGCCAAGGCCTGA
- a CDS encoding mannosyltransferase produces the protein MLALSVAARFAWTYLVPNGANFVDLHVYVGGAASLGSGHPLYDYVYADQTPDFPLPFTYPPFAAVLFYPLHFVPFGLLAFCWQVGIIVALYGVVWISLRLIGFADPGHRLAMAWTAVGIWTEPLRSTFDYGQINVILVLAVLYAVYSTRWWWSGLLVGLAAGVKLTPAVTGLYFLGVRRWGAAVFAAITFAGTVLVSWLVLRGQALYYFTDLLGDANRIGPVATSFNQSWRGAISRIVGHDAGFEPAVLIAVVLTAVLAVFAWRAVYGPDRPDRLGALLVVQLFGLLFSPISWTHHWVWLIPLMMWLWHGPFAALRSARALRWTWLVLLLIGVPWLLSFAQPTIWVISRPWYLAWAGLIYPVMTVLTLVWMARLRRAR, from the coding sequence ATGCTGGCGCTCAGCGTCGCTGCGCGCTTCGCCTGGACCTACCTGGTGCCCAACGGCGCCAACTTCGTCGACCTCCACGTCTACGTCGGCGGCGCGGCGAGTCTGGGCAGTGGTCACCCGCTGTACGACTACGTCTACGCCGACCAGACCCCGGACTTCCCGCTGCCGTTCACCTACCCGCCGTTCGCGGCGGTGCTGTTCTATCCGCTGCATTTCGTGCCGTTCGGTTTGCTGGCGTTCTGCTGGCAGGTCGGCATCATCGTGGCGCTCTACGGCGTGGTGTGGATCAGCCTGCGGCTCATCGGATTCGCCGACCCCGGGCACCGGCTGGCCATGGCGTGGACGGCCGTCGGCATCTGGACCGAGCCGCTGCGCAGCACCTTCGACTACGGGCAGATCAACGTCATCCTCGTACTGGCCGTCCTCTACGCCGTCTACAGCACCCGGTGGTGGTGGTCCGGTCTGCTGGTCGGTCTGGCCGCCGGGGTGAAGCTGACACCCGCGGTGACCGGGCTGTATTTCCTGGGCGTCCGCCGGTGGGGTGCTGCGGTGTTCGCGGCCATCACGTTCGCCGGCACCGTGCTGGTGTCGTGGCTGGTGCTGCGGGGTCAGGCGCTCTACTACTTCACCGACCTGCTCGGCGATGCCAACCGCATCGGTCCCGTCGCGACGTCGTTCAACCAGTCCTGGCGCGGCGCGATCTCACGAATCGTCGGCCACGACGCCGGTTTCGAGCCCGCGGTGCTGATCGCGGTGGTACTGACGGCCGTGCTGGCGGTGTTCGCCTGGCGTGCCGTCTACGGCCCCGACCGGCCCGATCGACTGGGCGCGCTGCTCGTCGTGCAGTTGTTCGGGCTGCTGTTCTCGCCGATCTCATGGACCCACCACTGGGTGTGGCTGATCCCGTTGATGATGTGGCTGTGGCACGGGCCGTTCGCGGCGCTGCGTTCCGCGCGGGCGCTGCGCTGGACCTGGCTGGTGCTGCTGCTGATCGGCGTGCCGTGGCTGCTGAGTTTCGCGCAGCCGACGATCTGGGTGATCAGCCGGCCGTGGTACCTGGCCTGGGCGGGGCTGATCTACCCGGTGATGACGGTGCTGACGCTGGTGTGGATGGCCCGGCTCAGACGAGCCCGTTGA
- a CDS encoding MarR family winged helix-turn-helix transcriptional regulator produces MRVQLRMNYEINRQLQADSGLSLADYDVLVALSDNDAGMRVSDLAAQIGWERSRLSHQLRRMEERGLTERRPSVEDGRTSNVVLTANGRRAITEAAPGHVDLVRALFFDPLPDNLLGPFTAALEHIHVNLDHNSSLPPAPS; encoded by the coding sequence ATGCGCGTGCAGCTGCGGATGAACTACGAGATCAATCGACAGCTGCAGGCCGACTCCGGGCTGTCGCTGGCCGACTACGACGTGTTGGTGGCGCTCAGCGACAACGACGCCGGGATGCGGGTCAGCGATCTCGCCGCGCAGATCGGCTGGGAACGCAGCCGGCTCTCGCATCAGCTGCGGCGCATGGAGGAACGGGGCTTGACCGAGCGTCGCCCGAGCGTCGAGGACGGCCGTACCTCCAATGTCGTGCTGACCGCGAACGGTCGGCGCGCGATCACCGAGGCCGCACCCGGGCACGTCGACCTGGTGCGCGCGCTGTTCTTCGATCCGCTGCCCGACAACCTGCTGGGCCCGTTCACCGCGGCGTTGGAGCACATCCACGTCAACCTCGATCACAACAGCTCGCTGCCGCCTGCGCCGAGCTAG
- a CDS encoding (deoxy)nucleoside triphosphate pyrophosphohydrolase: MTDVIVVAGALIADARLLVAQRNRPPELAGLWELPGGKVAPGETDAQALARELQEELGVTVTVGERLGEDVPLSDTVILRAYRVSTDDAPHAHDHHAVRWVGAAELEDLPWVPADRAWLAELTAALAQSQQSQ; encoded by the coding sequence CTGACCGACGTGATCGTCGTCGCGGGCGCCCTGATCGCCGACGCCAGGCTGCTGGTCGCGCAGCGCAATCGGCCACCGGAACTCGCCGGCCTCTGGGAACTGCCGGGCGGGAAGGTCGCGCCGGGGGAGACGGACGCCCAGGCGCTGGCCCGCGAACTGCAGGAAGAACTCGGCGTCACGGTGACCGTCGGGGAAAGGCTGGGCGAGGACGTGCCGTTGTCCGACACCGTCATATTGCGGGCGTACCGGGTGTCGACCGACGACGCGCCCCACGCCCACGATCACCACGCCGTGCGGTGGGTGGGCGCAGCCGAACTCGAAGACCTGCCCTGGGTGCCCGCCGACCGCGCGTGGCTGGCCGAGCTGACGGCCGCGCTGGCGCAGAGTCAGCAGAGTCAGTAG
- a CDS encoding nuclear transport factor 2 family protein: MSDVVTRLMEANLLAVFDERDPQRRAAAIAETYAADVEWIDDDGTAVGHDQLNAKAAELQEKLPGLHFAKAGPVRQTRGLGFLAWDVRTPDDVTVASGFDVAEIVDERIVRLWTVLTAGE, from the coding sequence GTGAGCGACGTCGTCACCCGCCTGATGGAAGCCAATCTGCTGGCCGTGTTCGACGAGCGCGACCCACAGCGCCGTGCCGCCGCGATCGCCGAAACCTATGCCGCGGATGTGGAGTGGATCGATGACGACGGTACCGCCGTCGGCCACGACCAGCTGAATGCCAAAGCGGCTGAGCTGCAGGAAAAGTTGCCGGGTCTGCATTTCGCGAAGGCCGGCCCGGTCCGCCAGACTCGCGGCCTCGGCTTCCTGGCGTGGGACGTGCGCACGCCGGACGACGTCACTGTCGCGTCGGGATTCGACGTCGCCGAGATCGTCGACGAGCGTATCGTCCGGTTGTGGACGGTGCTGACCGCCGGGGAATAG
- a CDS encoding nitroreductase family protein, translated as MEIYDVMRTTGAVRKFTGEPLPDEVLERILDNARFAPSGGNRQGARVIAVRDVETRKQLGELSKPGARQYIAQIAAGEGPWNPLQPCGVDPAVVEATPVPDGMVTGTLLGAEVVLVVCLDLGVAAAFDQHLDRIGVISGASIYPFVWGILLAARNEGYGGVLTTMVVAQEPKVRELLGIPDNYAVACMLPLGKPVKQVTKLTRRPVSEFTTRERFDGPPL; from the coding sequence ATGGAGATTTACGACGTCATGCGCACGACCGGGGCCGTCCGCAAGTTCACCGGCGAGCCGCTGCCCGACGAGGTGCTCGAGCGCATCCTCGACAATGCGCGCTTCGCCCCCAGCGGCGGCAACCGGCAGGGCGCGCGGGTGATCGCGGTGCGTGACGTCGAGACCCGCAAGCAGCTGGGCGAACTGTCCAAGCCCGGGGCCAGGCAGTACATCGCGCAGATCGCCGCAGGCGAAGGCCCGTGGAACCCCTTGCAGCCCTGCGGGGTTGACCCCGCGGTCGTCGAGGCGACACCGGTCCCCGACGGCATGGTCACCGGGACGCTGCTGGGTGCCGAGGTGGTCCTGGTGGTGTGCCTGGACCTCGGCGTGGCAGCGGCATTCGATCAGCATCTGGATCGCATCGGCGTGATCAGCGGCGCGTCGATCTACCCGTTCGTCTGGGGCATCCTGCTCGCCGCGCGCAACGAGGGCTACGGCGGCGTGCTGACGACCATGGTGGTGGCGCAGGAGCCCAAGGTGCGCGAGTTGCTCGGCATCCCCGACAACTACGCCGTGGCCTGCATGCTGCCGCTGGGCAAGCCGGTCAAGCAGGTGACGAAGCTGACCCGGCGTCCGGTGTCGGAGTTCACCACCCGGGAGCGGTTCGACGGTCCGCCGCTCTGA
- a CDS encoding CYTH and CHAD domain-containing protein, whose amino-acid sequence MYEVLEREGKWDVDAEFQLPDLHGIIADADVVHDTVDLTSDYYDTADGDLLAHRVQLRRRAGDADTGWQLKVPAGDGRVEMHWPSTETLPDAAAGLLSGMSLGKPLASVATIHTVRDRYRLAEPRSGELYAEIADDSVRAWADERLLAWREVEVELGTHAPSIPKRLVRRLKKAGARPSRFPSKLAHVVPPVQSVESTSPAARAVLRYVNAQIDQIVLGDIELRRGRDPIHDTRVAIRRLRSTLRVFGKMLDRSATDQLDDDLRWFAGLLGEVRDCQVQQRRFTEALDELPETLILGPVRARVRNELQAVELPARKRITEAMDSPRYLAILAVLRSWRTAPPVDPETSTAKLVKRARKAQRKADRRLVAALDVDDSDAALLHRARKAAKRARYAAELCQDIGGAKQTKRTVKHYKRFQSKLGDHQDTVVAADLLRRMALASGTTAGENGFTFGLLWAREQRIADDCRQQAREML is encoded by the coding sequence ATGTACGAGGTACTGGAACGTGAAGGCAAATGGGACGTCGACGCCGAATTTCAGCTGCCCGATCTTCACGGCATCATCGCCGACGCCGACGTTGTGCACGACACCGTCGACCTGACCAGCGACTACTACGACACCGCTGACGGGGATCTGCTGGCGCACCGCGTGCAGCTCCGCCGTCGCGCCGGCGACGCCGACACGGGATGGCAGCTCAAGGTCCCGGCGGGCGATGGACGCGTCGAAATGCACTGGCCGTCCACCGAGACATTGCCCGACGCCGCGGCCGGACTGCTCAGCGGCATGAGTCTCGGCAAGCCACTGGCGAGCGTCGCAACCATCCACACGGTCCGGGATCGATACCGGCTCGCCGAACCGCGATCCGGCGAACTCTATGCCGAGATCGCCGATGACTCGGTGCGCGCGTGGGCGGACGAGCGGCTGCTGGCCTGGCGTGAGGTCGAGGTCGAACTCGGGACCCACGCCCCGTCGATTCCGAAGCGCCTCGTCAGGCGGCTGAAGAAAGCCGGTGCCCGGCCGTCACGCTTTCCGTCGAAGCTCGCTCATGTGGTGCCGCCGGTCCAGTCGGTTGAGTCGACCTCGCCGGCGGCGCGCGCAGTACTGCGGTATGTCAACGCCCAGATCGACCAGATCGTGTTGGGCGACATCGAGTTACGGCGTGGCCGTGACCCCATCCACGACACGCGGGTGGCGATCCGCCGGCTGCGGAGCACCCTGCGGGTGTTCGGCAAGATGCTCGACCGGTCGGCGACCGACCAGCTCGATGACGATCTGCGCTGGTTCGCGGGGCTGCTCGGCGAGGTCCGCGATTGTCAGGTGCAGCAGCGCCGATTCACTGAAGCGCTCGATGAGTTGCCGGAGACGCTGATCCTCGGGCCGGTGCGGGCCCGGGTGCGCAACGAGCTCCAGGCGGTCGAGCTGCCGGCGCGCAAGCGCATCACCGAGGCCATGGACTCGCCGCGTTACCTGGCGATCTTGGCGGTGCTGCGCTCCTGGCGCACGGCGCCACCCGTCGATCCGGAGACCAGCACCGCCAAACTCGTCAAGCGCGCGCGGAAGGCGCAGCGGAAAGCGGACCGTCGGCTGGTCGCGGCGCTCGACGTCGACGACAGTGACGCCGCGCTGCTGCACCGCGCCCGGAAGGCGGCCAAACGCGCCCGATACGCGGCGGAGCTGTGCCAGGACATCGGCGGCGCCAAGCAGACGAAGCGAACGGTCAAGCATTACAAGCGGTTTCAGTCGAAACTGGGTGATCACCAGGACACCGTGGTCGCCGCTGATCTGTTGCGCCGCATGGCGCTGGCGAGCGGTACGACGGCCGGCGAGAACGGTTTCACGTTCGGCCTGCTGTGGGCCCGCGAACAGCGCATCGCCGACGACTGCCGACAGCAGGCGCGCGAGATGTTGTGA
- the typA gene encoding translational GTPase TypA, with protein MSEQASAGFRNVAIVAHVDHGKTTLVDAMLRQSGALDRGDDSTERIMDSGDLEREKGITILAKNTAVHRHNADGTVTVINVIDTPGHADFGGEVERGLSMVDGVVLLVDASEGPLPQTRFVLRKALAAHLPVILVVNKTDRPDARIAEVVEESHDLLLDVASDLDEEAQAAAEKALDLPTLYASGRAGVASTVQPANGEVPDSENLDPLFDVLLEHIPAPKGNPDAPLQALVTNLDASAFLGRLALVRVYNGKIKKGQQVAWMREVDGAPVITTGKITELLVTVGVERTPTTEAVAGDIVAVAGMSEIMIGDTLADLEHAHALPRITVDEPAISVTVGTNSSPLAGKVSGHKLTARMVKSRLDSELVGNVSIRVVDIGRPDAWEVQGRGELALAILVEQMRREGFELTVGKPQVVTRQIDGKLHEPFEAMTIDCPEEFVGAITQLMAARKGRMEEMTNHAAGWVRMDFIVPSRGLIGFRTDFLTLTRGTGIANAVFDGYRPWAGEIRARHTGSLVSDRSGSVTPFAMIQLADRGQFFVEPGQDTYEGQVVGINPRAEDLDINVTREKKLTNMRSSTADVMETLARPLELGLEQAMEFCAEDECVEVTPEVVRVRKVELTASLRARAKAREKARN; from the coding sequence GTGAGTGAGCAGGCCAGCGCCGGATTCAGAAATGTCGCCATCGTCGCACACGTCGACCACGGCAAGACGACCCTCGTCGATGCCATGTTGCGGCAGTCCGGAGCCCTGGACCGGGGCGATGACTCGACCGAACGCATCATGGACTCGGGTGACCTTGAGCGCGAAAAGGGCATCACGATCCTGGCCAAGAACACCGCGGTGCACCGGCACAACGCCGACGGCACCGTGACGGTCATCAACGTGATCGACACCCCCGGCCACGCCGACTTCGGTGGCGAGGTCGAGCGCGGCCTGTCCATGGTCGACGGTGTCGTGCTGCTGGTCGACGCCTCCGAGGGCCCGCTCCCGCAGACCCGCTTCGTGCTGCGCAAGGCCCTGGCCGCGCACCTGCCCGTCATCCTCGTGGTGAACAAGACCGACCGGCCCGACGCCCGCATCGCCGAGGTCGTCGAGGAGAGCCACGACCTGCTGCTCGACGTCGCCTCCGACCTGGACGAGGAAGCCCAGGCCGCGGCCGAGAAGGCCCTCGACCTGCCGACCCTGTACGCCTCGGGCCGCGCCGGTGTCGCCTCGACCGTCCAGCCCGCCAACGGCGAGGTGCCCGACAGCGAGAACCTGGACCCGCTGTTCGACGTGCTGCTCGAGCACATCCCGGCGCCCAAGGGCAACCCGGACGCCCCGCTGCAGGCGCTGGTCACCAACCTCGACGCGTCGGCCTTCCTCGGTCGTCTGGCGCTGGTGCGCGTCTACAACGGCAAGATCAAGAAGGGCCAGCAGGTGGCCTGGATGCGTGAGGTCGACGGCGCGCCCGTCATCACCACCGGCAAGATCACCGAGCTGCTCGTCACCGTCGGTGTCGAGCGCACCCCGACCACCGAGGCCGTCGCCGGCGACATCGTCGCCGTCGCGGGTATGTCCGAGATCATGATCGGTGACACCCTCGCCGACCTCGAGCACGCGCACGCCCTGCCGCGCATCACCGTCGACGAGCCGGCCATCTCGGTGACCGTCGGCACCAACAGCTCGCCGCTGGCGGGCAAGGTTTCCGGTCACAAGCTGACCGCGCGAATGGTCAAGTCCCGCTTGGATTCCGAGCTGGTCGGTAACGTCTCGATCCGCGTCGTCGACATCGGCCGGCCGGACGCCTGGGAGGTCCAGGGCCGTGGTGAGCTGGCGCTGGCCATCCTCGTCGAGCAGATGCGCCGTGAGGGATTCGAGCTGACGGTCGGCAAGCCTCAGGTGGTCACCCGGCAGATCGACGGCAAGCTGCACGAGCCGTTCGAAGCCATGACCATCGACTGTCCCGAAGAGTTCGTCGGCGCCATCACCCAGCTGATGGCCGCCCGCAAGGGCCGCATGGAAGAGATGACGAACCACGCCGCCGGCTGGGTCCGCATGGACTTCATCGTGCCGTCGCGTGGCCTGATCGGCTTCCGCACCGACTTCCTCACCCTGACGCGCGGTACCGGCATCGCCAACGCCGTGTTCGACGGCTACCGCCCGTGGGCCGGCGAGATCCGTGCCCGCCACACCGGCTCGCTGGTCTCCGACCGCAGCGGCTCGGTGACCCCGTTCGCGATGATCCAGCTGGCCGACCGCGGTCAGTTCTTCGTCGAGCCGGGCCAGGACACCTACGAGGGCCAGGTCGTGGGCATCAACCCGCGCGCCGAGGACCTCGACATCAACGTCACCCGTGAGAAGAAGCTGACCAACATGCGCAGCTCGACCGCCGACGTCATGGAGACGCTGGCGCGGCCGCTGGAGCTCGGCCTGGAGCAGGCCATGGAGTTCTGCGCCGAGGACGAGTGCGTCGAGGTCACCCCCGAGGTCGTGCGCGTGCGCAAGGTCGAGCTGACCGCCAGCCTGCGCGCTCGCGCCAAGGCCCGCGAGAAGGCCCGCAACTAA
- a CDS encoding DUF1059 domain-containing protein: MAKTHLNCPCGEAISGSDEDDLVEKAQAHLAEQHPGREYDREMILFMAY, translated from the coding sequence ATGGCTAAGACACACTTGAATTGCCCCTGCGGCGAGGCGATTTCCGGCAGTGACGAGGACGATCTGGTCGAGAAGGCGCAGGCACACCTCGCCGAGCAGCACCCCGGCCGCGAATACGACCGGGAAATGATCCTCTTCATGGCCTACTGA
- a CDS encoding SDR family NAD(P)-dependent oxidoreductase gives MGQLDGKTALVTGGTSGIGLATAQRLAAEGAYVFITGRDRTRLDEAAASIGAHGVQSDISKPEELDALAAEIAKHGKGLDIVFANAGGGDFATLADVTPQHYRDNFDRNVAGTVFTVQKTLPLLNEGASVILAGSTAASKGLPAFGLYAASKAAIRSLGRTWATELADRKIRVNTIVPGPIETPGLTGLAPADQTQDLLDGWAAQLPVKRVGRPDEIAAAVLFLASDQSSFMTGAELAVDGGQIQV, from the coding sequence ATGGGACAGCTCGATGGCAAGACAGCACTGGTCACCGGAGGGACGTCTGGCATCGGTCTGGCGACCGCGCAGCGCCTCGCCGCCGAGGGCGCGTATGTGTTCATCACCGGACGCGACCGCACCCGCCTCGACGAGGCCGCCGCGTCGATCGGAGCTCACGGCGTGCAGAGCGACATCAGCAAGCCGGAGGAACTCGACGCGCTGGCCGCCGAAATCGCCAAGCACGGCAAGGGGCTCGACATCGTCTTCGCCAATGCCGGCGGCGGCGACTTCGCCACCCTCGCCGATGTGACACCGCAGCACTACCGCGACAACTTCGACCGCAACGTGGCCGGCACGGTGTTCACGGTGCAGAAGACGCTGCCGCTGCTCAACGAGGGCGCCTCGGTGATCCTCGCCGGATCCACCGCGGCATCCAAAGGGCTCCCGGCCTTCGGGCTCTACGCCGCGTCCAAGGCCGCCATCCGGTCGCTGGGCCGCACCTGGGCCACCGAACTGGCTGACCGCAAGATCCGCGTCAACACCATCGTTCCCGGCCCGATCGAGACTCCCGGACTCACGGGCCTGGCACCCGCTGACCAGACGCAGGATCTGCTGGACGGGTGGGCGGCTCAGTTGCCGGTGAAGCGGGTGGGCCGGCCCGACGAAATCGCCGCCGCAGTACTGTTCCTGGCCTCGGACCAGAGCAGCTTCATGACCGGCGCGGAGCTGGCTGTCGACGGCGGCCAGATCCAGGTCTAG
- a CDS encoding 4a-hydroxytetrahydrobiopterin dehydratase, translating to MAVLTDEQVDAALPEGWERADGALRRSVKFPAFLDGIDAVRRVAIHAEAKDHHPDIDIRWRTVTFALVTHSEGGITDKDVAMAEDINGLV from the coding sequence ATGGCCGTCCTCACCGATGAACAAGTAGACGCCGCACTGCCCGAGGGTTGGGAACGAGCCGACGGCGCCCTACGCAGGTCCGTGAAGTTCCCGGCATTCCTCGACGGCATCGATGCCGTTAGGCGAGTGGCGATCCACGCGGAAGCCAAGGATCATCACCCCGACATCGATATTCGTTGGCGCACAGTGACTTTCGCTCTTGTCACGCACTCCGAAGGCGGCATCACCGACAAGGACGTGGCGATGGCCGAAGATATCAACGGGCTCGTCTGA
- a CDS encoding dihydrodipicolinate synthase family protein — MTESPRIHGIIAYPITPFTADGDNVDTETLAAVVEQLVSTGAHAIAPLGSTGESAYLTEAEFDAVVDTTVATVGGRVPVIVGASDLTTANTIRRARYAQQAGADAVMVLPISYWKLDEREIFQHYASISAAVELPIMVYNNPATSGIDMAPELLVRMFDDIDNVRMVKESTGDLTRMLRIKELSGGKLPFYNGSNPLVLDALLAGASGWCTAAPNLRPQPCVELYDAVRSGDRARAQEIYDDLAPLLRFIVTGGLPTTVKAGLDLLGRNAGDPRPPLLPLDEDGRAELKGLLASA; from the coding sequence ATGACTGAGTCACCCAGGATCCACGGCATCATCGCCTACCCGATCACCCCGTTCACCGCTGACGGCGACAACGTCGACACCGAGACGCTGGCCGCCGTCGTCGAGCAACTGGTCAGCACCGGCGCCCACGCGATCGCGCCGCTGGGCAGCACCGGCGAATCGGCGTACCTCACCGAGGCCGAGTTCGACGCCGTCGTCGACACCACCGTGGCTACCGTCGGCGGCCGCGTCCCCGTCATCGTCGGAGCCTCGGATCTGACCACTGCCAACACCATTCGGCGCGCACGGTACGCACAGCAGGCCGGCGCCGACGCGGTGATGGTGCTGCCGATCTCATACTGGAAGCTGGACGAGCGGGAGATTTTCCAGCACTACGCCAGCATCTCGGCCGCCGTCGAGCTGCCGATCATGGTCTACAACAACCCCGCCACGAGCGGCATCGACATGGCGCCCGAACTGCTGGTGCGGATGTTCGACGACATCGACAACGTCCGCATGGTCAAGGAATCCACCGGTGACCTCACCCGGATGCTGCGCATCAAGGAGCTCTCCGGCGGCAAGCTGCCGTTCTACAACGGCAGCAACCCGCTGGTGCTCGACGCGCTGCTCGCCGGCGCATCCGGATGGTGCACGGCCGCACCGAATCTGCGCCCGCAGCCGTGCGTCGAGCTGTACGACGCGGTCCGCAGCGGTGATCGCGCACGGGCACAGGAGATCTACGACGACCTCGCGCCGCTGCTGCGCTTCATCGTCACCGGGGGCCTGCCGACGACCGTCAAGGCCGGCCTTGACCTGCTGGGGCGCAATGCCGGTGACCCGCGCCCGCCGCTGTTGCCACTCGACGAGGACGGCCGCGCCGAACTCAAAGGGCTGCTGGCCAGCGCGTGA